The Anopheles gambiae chromosome 2, idAnoGambNW_F1_1, whole genome shotgun sequence genomic sequence TCACCAGATCATCTGAGCTCGAACGTTCGCGCACGGGCCGTACGGAGCCCTTGATCGCGTCTTCTGCGCTCGTGCGCGCgggcgcgagagagagaaaattcTTCCACCCCTTCCTGGGGGTAGCGCGCACACTTACGAAATGTCtcaagccacacacacacacagtcactaCGCACTAGAAGCTTAAAGAATACGGAGTCTGCAAGCCTTCTGCGATTCCCAGCAGACGACCGTTTAAGCGGTTTGACGTTTCCCTGGCGAGCGTTGGACAACAAATGAGAGGTGGCTTATTAGTGCGGCGTACTTTTCTACACGTTTCTTCACATTGGTCCGTGTCTCTCGGTGTGCTTGCTTGCCCTCTCCACCGCTGGGTACAGTTGTTGTTTTCCCCTTTCTCTTTCGTTCGCGCTCACGCGGGGTGCGCTCTCGCTTTGGCGTGCTTGGGCCGGGATTTGAACTGAAGATCGAGCTTGTTCTGGAGTATCGCGGGGCGGGCGCGCAGGAGCCCATGCTGGgccaatttttattttgttttcgcaATTATTTCGCTCTTCGCGCTTTTGCATTATCACGCCGTCGGGTGTGTTCGGTTTCAATGACGCGAGACAAGAGTGGTGCCGCGTGTGCGCGCAGGCCAGCTAGATCGATCTTCACACGGCGGTGAGCATGGAGCTTTGTTGGGGTTGCGGTTCGATCTTGCGGGTTCTGGATGAAGGCCCCCGTTTGCGGGGTTGTGTGCTACACCTGAAGGTAGATATCAGATGTAAAGATCGCTACTCGGCATGGCTTTCGTGACGGGGACTTCGTTGCTGTTTGGTTCTTTGCGGAGCTGGTTTAGTTCAGCAGGCAATCTAGAGCttagagttttatttttattttagaagAGCGCTTGCCAGTGGGCGTATGATTGGGAGTGTGATTGatgaagaagagaaaaagtaaCACCATTTAAGGTCCGCTTTCAATAAAAGTAATCCATTCCAGGTTCTAATCTCAGTATCGAGAACAGGTATGGAATTCTAGACCAACAAGAAATAGGTCATGAGACTATGTTATGCACGAAATAGAAAGCTGTAAACGACGTTGAAGTTGAAGACATTTGTAGGAGAGTGGCAAAGTAAAAGGAAATATCAAGCAGCCATTCAAACTTCAATCTTTTATCGCTTCCATTGCCAGCttaaacacaaagaaaaccgTGTAAAAAGCATAACAATAAACGTTTTTACGCCATTTCCAATAATAATTGCTctgttgtccttttttttgctccatctCCCTAAAACAATCTAATTATGCCATTGGTTTGTCGAGATTATTTAACAGTGGCTTAGCGGAAACTAAGCCTTCTTGAGCGCCACTTAGCCGCCTCCCACTGATAACCGACTCTGATTTTGTTGGACACTACACTAATTAAATGCGGCCAGAGCTTTATGGGCATTCGTTACAACAGCATCGCTCCCTTTACATCATCGccagacaacaacaacaaaaaaaaaaaaacagttcacGCGTACTGTTTCGCACAATAAAGACACAATTAAAAACTCGGGGCAGCATAATGACCAATTTTCCGCATACCGATCTTCTTCGATCCCAGCCGAGCGAACGGTCAGAGCGGGAATATCCACTCATTTGCGTGATTATGTCGGTGTTTCGCTGTCGAATCATGACAAATGTCAAGCAGCGATTAATTAAAACGAGGGTTTGACGGTTGAGTTCTGGCGCATGAGGCATGAATCCACATTGCTCAGGTGGCTGCAAGAGCTGCCATCAGCTTCAAACCGGTCGGGCTATTCTGCGTGGGGTTTTCCGCAAAACAAGAAGATGAAATAAAGGCACACTCACGCGCAGCCTATTATATTTTCCCATAAAGGGGTTTAGATTGAGTGAACTCAACGCAATGatgatcgtttttttgtgtgtctcgtTACCCTTTTTAATCTTATTGCCAAATTCCGGCCCCAGACACTTGCTTGCCAGAGCCTCCCGAGAGAGCAGCCCCGGGGAAATCCATCACACGAGTTGGCTCCatccacacactcacgcacagaGATTGGTTTCTGCTGGAAGCAAGCCCGCTTTGCTAACCGGCGGCTTCGAAGGGAGAAGCATTTCGCACATCGTAATTATTTGCTTGTATGCTTGCGCGGTTTGCATTTGTTTAATCAACATCCAACGGATGGGCACACGTGAGAAGAGGCGAACTGGCGTTGCTGCATCGCATTCGCATTCGGAGTCACGGTTTCGTGCAACACATGCGAAAACTCTGCCGCTGGAAGCGAGTTTCGTTATCAATGCTTTGGGTGTGGGGGGTTGATGAGGCGGGAGTGACCGGGAAGATGATTTTACGATCATTTGCTAGACGTCGGGCGAATCAGTTCCGTTCCTGATGCTGATTAGGAATTTCCAAGAGTAAATGGACAAAAAATAAGCTAGCACGTTTGTTTTGGTATTTCCGATCATAATTCCCAGATTGAAGATTTGCGATCGTGACTTGAGGTTGTGGTTCGATACAGGTGGACGGTGGGGCACGAATTGAACGAATatttgtaataaataaatattgaagTTCATTTACGACGATGTCTGATGATTTACATTAATGATCATGAAAAATGTTGCTCTTTTAATAAgagtttttatattttttttctccgtaTTTGACGAATGATGTACTCCATTACTTAAGCATCAATGACCTATAACATCTGGATGATtttctaaacaaaaaataaactatttcGAATGGTGTCTTACACATtactgttttaaaaaaatgggtaAATAATGCTGTATTGTCAGCATAGACTCATTTATCTGTAATAAACTGTGTAATGGCTGGTAGATTTAAACAAAGATACGAATGCTTCAATCGGAATGCTCTTAATGTTTTCTAAAGAttataggtttttttttttttttttttttttggctcaacaaccgttgccggtcaaggcctgcctgtaccacttgtgggcttggctttcagtgactaattgatttccccccatagcaggataatcagtccaacgtatggcggcacggtctatttggggattgaagccatgacgggcatgttgttaagtcgtgcgagttgacgactgtactacgagaacGGCTAGGAGAAGATTATTGGTACTTTCATTTATAACTTACCAATGTCCTTAAATGCATACTAGTTATTGATATTCTAGCAACATACGTTAATTATATGATCTTAGTGCGCTAATAACTTTACATATTAAAATAGTAGAACATTTAGAACTTagacatttattttcttttgacCGCTTATTCTTGCATTCGTGATCATTGTTCGTAGTGCGGTGTAACGCTTGCAATGACCAGTCCGAACCCCACAGTCATTATGTTCTGCGGGTTGCATAGCTTAGGCGTATTGTAAAGTCGAAgctttatttttgcataatcGGATGTAACGCTGTAACAGTTTCTATTTGCATTTGAAAATTAACATAAGTTGACATATTTATAGCCCTAGGACACACTCCATTATTCCTTTCAATTATCAAACGCTTCAATTCTTACAGCTAACGCTGCACCCATTGACAACAATGCAATCTTATTTAAACCAACTTTTCCGCGTACTAGAAAAAGCTCAAACAAAAACGATTTTAGTGCATTGCTAACATCATGTCGCGCACCATGTTGCTATGACGGACAACAAATGCTCGGCTTTACATCAACGCTTTTCTTCCAGCGTACAATGGCAACGCTGGTCCTCGTTTCTTGATCCGGGCGGTTCATTCGGCTGCCATCCGGTTTGCTACAGCCCAACCTGTGCGAGCTCGAAGACTTTATGAAGGAAGatggaaattaattaatctGCTTTAATAATTCATCGTTATTATGAGAACGCTCCGTGTCGACAGTTGGCTAAAGCTAGCGAAAACTGGGAGTAACATCTCGCTTTCTCTGCAACGCACCATCATGATGCAGTGCCCTGATTCTAATTAAAGTTTAAGCTACTTCATCTCTGCACCCCTTCCCGGGCCGGTGTCTGGCAAAAGCGGAAATGATAAACCAAAACACCGCACGTCCGACCTCCGCTTGCCAGGAAGCTCGTCCCAACGCTCGCACTGACGGATGGATAGTTGTTTCATATCGTCTCACAGTTGTCTGCgtgtaaattttatttgccaCCCGTCGCCCTTCGTGTCCACCCGCGCGTACCGCGTGGCATGGCAGTATGGCACCGGAAATAGTAGCTCCACGCGCCAGCGCAGCAGGATATGGTGGATATTTCGGATGGCGAAAGATAATACGTACGAGCCAGCTGTCtcataattttgttgtttcagGCATTCGGAGCATGAAATCCGTCCTCGGAAAGCGCTCGACCGGAAAGCTTGTGTCACGGTCTCCTTGGAGACGATGGGCAGAGCACTGCTATCCCTTGCCGACCGCCCTTGCGTATACTCCCTCCTCACTCCACAGTGATAGCGGAGCGATAACGCTCGTTCAAAGCAAGTTCAAAAGCACCACGTCACTGCTAAGCTTTAGTGTTTGGTATGTATGGGTATGTCTGTGTGCGCAGAATGGAGAGAATGTGCGACGGCAAAACGAACTGTTTACTCGAAGCAGCATGCAGCGCAAAGGTTTTGCCGGACCAAGGGACGCAGTGCCGTACCGGGATGGAAAGATCCTTGCCCTGccccgaaaccgaaaccgggCGTATAAATTAACGGGACCAAATTATCGTCCCGGAAAATCATCCCCAGCTGTTTGCAGCTGGGCCGATTTTGGGAGTAGACAgggggagaaagagaaagttTTTGCAGCCAAGTTTACCAAAGCGTTAGCAAACGAAGGGCAAACAGCATTAGCAGTTTCGCTTTCCGTAGCCCTTGATGGGAAACTGTGGACGGGAAGGACAGGAGGAGCACCCGCTTTAAAAAGGGAAGCTGTCCCGGGAAGGTCGTGAACGTGGGAGGGGAGGTGCCTGGAGCCCAACCGAAATAGGCTAAACAGAAGGTGTTTAACAGTGTCGAGATAGCGGCCGACTTTTGGGCAAATATTTTCTAAGCAATTTGGCATGTTAAATACGTTGGCTAGTGTTAGTGGGTGGTAGTTTCCGGGGGAAATGGAATAGGAAAATGGGTCGcattatttattgattgtACCATGTTTGATAAGTAACCTTCGGTTTATGCTGGTTGCGTTGTATAGAGCATCGCTTGTCTTATTATACAACACTGCAGGAAAAAGCATGTAAAGCACACAGCCAAACATTAGCTGTGACAGGTTACTGTGACCTTGATAATTTTGATAAGAACTGCACAAAACACGCAGTCATCTATCAATGGCGACATGACATTGGTGCGCGTACGACAAAACATTCCGTCTGTATTGTGTGAAGCTTTTGGCTTGCCGGTGCCGCTGTACAAAAACCATTCCAAAATTGAAACGTTTCTCGATGCCGTAAACgttaagaaagaaaaaatgccGCATTGAAGCCAGTTGCTGGGTGGAAATTTCTCCCAGCGTTGCACACAAAGAACCATTTACAACGGGGCCTTGGTCGTCCGGGTGGTATTGTTTTGCTCGAGGCGTACAGAACACTGCAGGATGCCATTGTTGGCATTGTTCCATGGTtggtcctgttttttttttgcttcccgtTCACAACCATTGAAACAGTTTCGCTGCACAGACTTTTCAATCGTGCAACATTCCCACACATAATGGTTATGCATTATGCTCATTGCGAACGGCTCAAAAAAGATCGTGTTTCGTCTTGTTTGAGAATATGAAAGGATCAAGACAAGCTTACAAGGATGATCGAAAAATGGATAAGCTGATGTGCGGGTGTGTGTTACCGATTTCTTTGTAGCATTGTAGCAGAATGCAATGTATATAATGGGGGCaagattcaattaaatttcacTCGCAAAAATGATGTAATAATTCATTCCCTGGATTGAAAAACCGCACTCTATCGTTTGGTAAAGTTCGCTACCCGTGAATAGGCAAGCAATGAGCAAAGAATAAAGCAAACGAGGGCAAGTGAGCCAGACAACATTTTCCCGAAGGGATAACGGTTAACGAACCGTACGCCAAAGTCCGTCCACCTTTGCCTCCGTCGAAGGGAGCCGCAGCGCGCTGTGTATTACATTTCTTGTTGGAGAACATCAAAGAATTTCCCATTGAAAACTATGTTTTCGAagcatttaattaaaaagctcTCCGTGGTCtctttccattttcctttttccacaCTGGATCCCGGTCCCGAGGATGATTCCATCCGCAGGATAATGCCTCCACCGTCCCACGGCACGTCGGGCCACTGTGCCGGAGAGTAAGCTGTGGCTTTAATGTGTTTGGACGTTGATTTTTCGTCTTTCAAATGTGTGCGGCTTTCAGCGCGTTTAAAGCGTCCCTTTGCGTCCCTTTCGCCTGTCGCCCGCCTCGCCCGAAAAGGGGGTCGATGACACGTGCTCGGAATCAATGAAGCCATGTTCGCATTCCAGGCACATCTACCGCATTCACACCGACCGCCTGGAATATCCCTCGAACCCGCAGCAAAGTAGTCGGAAAATGTTGCGCTGATCAGCGAGGGAAATTTAGCCACGAATGGTATGGTTTTGCGTGCTTTTAAATCCGCTCTGGGgcccttttttctttggcgcAGGACGAAAGAAAAGGTACTCCGCTGAAACATTGAGCATTTCTTTGTGCGTGTGCTtgaggaaagaaggaaaatctGGGGAGAAAAATGATCCTTCCCAGCACGGTTGTCTACCCCGCTGATGGATACGTGAGCTTTTGACGAAGGATAACAGCATATATGGGCGGGTACAGTGTTTAACCGAACCGTTCATTAAAATCAGATATGCGTGTGAGGTTAGGTAAGGTGGTCGATTTGGAACTTCCCTTCTACCCATCGCATTAGGGCTTTGGTTGGGGAGGATTGAAATAAATGGTGCATTAATGGTGTTGAGGAATAGGATGTTTACGAAAGTTCGTGAGTTCGTGTGAGATGAGAAATGAGTTTGGTTATTTTGGAATGTCTGGATTGAATGGGGTTGGTTTGTATtcctatgtgtgtgagtgagtatGTAATGCAGTGTGGTTATGTATGTCTAAAACGTGCTTATTCCAGATTTTAGGTAACATTTATTGCTTTTATCAATCAAACATTCGAAAAGCAACCATTTAATACTTTAGCGAAACTTTTTAATGATGGTGTAGTACGAGAAGGCAGCCTTGAGTAcctgcaaacacacatacaacacagAGAGAAGTTGACATAAATAGCCATTTTCAATTAACAATTGGCCGCGGCCTTACGGGAAAATACCACCCACCGTGTAATACGTTTCCAGGTTCAGTTCGTACAGCTTCAAACCAGTCAACCGTACCGGTCGTTGAGCATTCATCAGGATTATCAACAGCCGGCGTCGGTAGGAAGCTCCACACAGATGCCACGGAGACTTCCACAGTGCGTCACCCACCTTCAAGCCCTACAAATGACAGTCGGAAAATGTTGAATCACAAACTCACTGCCATCAAATCAAAGCAATAAATCAATGTCGCGCAGCAGGACATTGTCCCTTGTTGCAGTACCTGGTTCTTGAGGGTCTGACCAAGAAAGCAGTACAGATACAGTTCCGTTATCGAGAGCATGAAGTACTCGAGCACGTTAATTAACTTCATCGTCGACAAACTTTCCTGGTAAAGCGAGAGGGAAAAGGATTGACTGTTATGAGACGAACACTCGACACATTGCCACTGTTGGTGGAACTTGGAAACTTTTCATTGTCTCGCATATCTGTCCCACTTACCACCGTTGCCATGAAGGAGAGAAAGCAAAGGAGCAGTAGAATTTGAAGCAACTTCAGCAGGACGTAAGGATggtagcagttttcgagcagctgacAGAAGCGCAGCAATATCAGATGATGCTGAATGCAGTCCTCCATCACGCAGGTCAGTTCAGGGGCAAGTTCCATCAGATAACTTTGAGCGGGACTCAGCTGATCGAGCCTGGATGCCGTTTTGGTGCCTTGCACCGTGTCCAGATCTTCGCGGAACACTTCCTGCAGGACGTAGTCGCGCGTATCGAGCTCATAGTTGTCTTGATAATCGCGCAGCTCCGGCCCATATCCACCGTTCAGTATCATGGCCGACTGGCGCACATTCGAGAGGCTGCAACACAGCATATCGAACTGCGTgcacaccacaaacacaaacaccataAACAGGGCACTGGCCAACCCAAACACCAGGCTGACCTGCAGCTGCCCCAGCACCTGGAAGATGTACGCCAGCTCGTACATCGGTGACTCATGCACGTCCACCGGGTACCAGCAGGGAAACGGTAGCGTACGCTCCTGCGACAGTATCGGATAGACCGCCCAGTGCATCGTGCCGAGCAGGCAGGAGGCGATCCACCAGAACTGGTACTTGTTGGTGAACCGGTAGCTGGAGCTGATCGATATGTAGTGCACACCGGCGGCCGAACGTTTACGGAAATGGCGCTGGCTAAACTCGTACAGCTGCCGGATGTTGCTTTCGTACAGGCGCAGATACAGACTCAGCGGCACCAGGATCGAGTAGATGCTGGTAGTGATCAGCGTGAGGAACAGCTCGTCGTAGCTAAGGTCGCCCGTCAGCACCGACATGATGTGAAAGGCCGCGATGTGCACGCAGATAAAGTACCAGAACAGCTGGTAGCCGAAATCGAACAGCTCGGAAAGGAAGAACCGACCGCGCAGGTACTGCGGCAGGTAGGGATTGAAATCCGTCGGCCACACCGCCATAAGCCGCAGCACGCGTTCGAGCAGGCGGAAGTTTATCAGCAGCGTCTGGTCGTCCTCACTGGTCGGTCGCAACATGCTGCTGCCCTTGATGCCGTTTTGACTGTGGGCGGGACACCGAAAGACGAACCCTTTTTAATGGCGAGCGGCTGATGTGACTTTCTGATCGAGACCGGCGGGTGAATAATTTACTCCTTTTGCGGGTGTAGAAAGGAAAGGATGCCCTTTTTTGAGTCAGCCCAGACCCTGCCGGGACCTTTTTGTGTGGAGCATCGCAATGGCGTGCGTATTAATTGTCAAATTATGCATGCATTATTGAAGCGGTCGGTTGGAGCAAGTTAAATGGTCAAAATAAGCCCTCCCAGTTTTCCGTCTCTGTGGTAGGTGGAGAAATAATTGGAGCAGAATTAAATCTACAAACGTggttgaaattattttaaaattttaaattctttgaCGTCGGTACACTTTTAAGGTCTATTTTGTGATTTATGTATATGATCTTGGTTGTATTTCACAAACTATTCCTCAAAATATAGTACAACAGGTACAAGGAGACGGGATATCTTACTTCTCAGGTATTTACAACGTGTTTTTACTAAAAACTTTCACATTGAATATGATACATCTTCATTTCCAGTGGACATGCAAAGTTGCTCGTTAAGTATAGtataaaaaatcataattgcaaaataaacattaattttaatacattATTTCAAATAACATATGTATATCATTGAGAGGTTTtcactatttttgttttgttatctgTAGAAATTTGTTAGAAATTTGTAAGATAATATTTGTGAGAAACGTACCCTGAAAGATATACGCCAGCTCGTACATCGGTGACTGTAAAACGCTTAACGTAAAACTGTAACCatcaaaagcaaaaactgATATAGCGTGGAAGTAATATGGATATAGTTATATTCCTGTGAAACACACGCTTAaatgttatgttttatgtaCGAACCAAAAGATAGTTGAATTCCACAGCAAaatgtttctctctctctctctctctctctctcttacactctctctctcactatcaatctctccctctctctctctcttgttggcctgctcacgatagagcagGTCGATGagacatggcccgg encodes the following:
- the LOC1273407 gene encoding odorant receptor 83a, giving the protein MLRPTSEDDQTLLINFRLLERVLRLMAVWPTDFNPYLPQYLRGRFFLSELFDFGYQLFWYFICVHIAAFHIMSVLTGDLSYDELFLTLITTSIYSILVPLSLYLRLYESNIRQLYEFSQRHFRKRSAAGVHYISISSSYRFTNKYQFWWIASCLLGTMHWAVYPILSQERTLPFPCWYPVDVHESPMYELAYIFQVLGQLQVSLVFGLASALFMVFVFVVCTQFDMLCCSLSNVRQSAMILNGGYGPELRDYQDNYELDTRDYVLQEVFREDLDTVQGTKTASRLDQLSPAQSYLMELAPELTCVMEDCIQHHLILLRFCQLLENCYHPYVLLKLLQILLLLCFLSFMATVESLSTMKLINVLEYFMLSITELYLYCFLGQTLKNQGLKVGDALWKSPWHLCGASYRRRLLIILMNAQRPVRLTGLKLYELNLETYYTVLKAAFSYYTIIKKFR